In Oncorhynchus clarkii lewisi isolate Uvic-CL-2024 chromosome 24, UVic_Ocla_1.0, whole genome shotgun sequence, one DNA window encodes the following:
- the LOC139382799 gene encoding somatostatin-2-like, whose amino-acid sequence MKFSQIHCALALLGLALAICSQGAASQPDLDLRSRRLLQRARAASIATQEWSKQVMEDILSELSLPEVEAQKSEGSTAEAKEDLERSVDNLPPRERKAGCKNFYWKGFTSC is encoded by the exons ATGAAGTTCTCCCAAATCCACTGTGCACTGGCCCTGCTGGGTCTGGCCCTGGCCATTTGCAGCCAAGGAGCCGCCTCGCAGCCAGACCTGGACCTCCGCAGCCGCCGACTCCTTCAGAGGGCCCGTGCCGCTAGCATTGCCACACAG GAGTGGAGTAAGCAAGTGATGGAGGACATTCTATCCGAACTGTCCTTGCCTGAGGTGGAGGCCCAGAAAAGTGAGGGGTCCACAGCTGAGGCCAAAGAGGACCTGGAGCGCTCAGTGGACAACCTTCCCCCCCGCGAGCGCAAAGCTGGCTGCAAGAACTTCTACTGGAAGGGCTTCACTTCTTGCTAA